The DNA region TAAATCCCCCACTTTAGTAGGCTGTGTCGTCTATCTTCGGCGAACAGCTCCCTAAAGGCACACGTGTGGAGTATATAGGCGACGTGCCCATCGTTGAGGAGTGCCCGCGCGATGTCAAAACTCTTAACGGCGAGCCTGTGCTCCTCTTCGGGAAGTGGAGCTACGAGGACGTTGTTATCAGAGACCCAGGTCTGAGGAGATATATCTGCCTAAGGCCTGTGGTGCTTCCTCATACGGAGGGGAGATACCAGAAGAAGCGATTTGGCAAGGCTAGGATACCTATTGTGGAGCGGCTGATAAACTTAATGATGCGCCCCGGGAGAAACGCCGGAAAGAAACACAAGGCCTACAACATCGTGAAGAGGGCTTTTGACCTCGTGTACTACAAAACAGGTAAGAACCCGCTCCAAGTGTTTATAGACGCTATTATAAACACGGCGCCTAGAGAAGAGGTTACCAGGATTATCATGGGCGGCATTGCCTACGCCGTATCTGTTGACGTGTCGCCCCAGAGGCGGCTCGACTTAGCTCTCCGCTGGATAGCAGAGGGGGCTAGGGCATGCTCCTTTAATAACCCAAAGCCTATAGAGGAGTGCTTGGCGGATGAGCTAGTCGCCGCCGCGGCTAATGACCCCAAGAGCTACGCCGTGAGAAAGCGGGAAGAACTAGAACGCATAGCAGCGGCGTCGCGCTAATAGTTTTTAACAAGTCCCAATTTCGATACATGGCTGAGCTTTTCTGGTTTGAGAAGTATAGGCCGAGGTCTTTTGATGAGGTGGTGGATCTTGAGGAGGTTAAGGCTCGGCTTAGGGAGTTTGTGAGGGGTGGGAATATGCCGCATCTGCTTTTCTACGGCCCTCCTGGCACTGGGAAGACTACCATGGCGCTTGTGTTGGCTAGGGAGTTGTATGGGGAGTATTGGCGGGAGAATACGCTGGAGCTAAACGCCTCAGACGAGAGGGGGATAAACGTAATTAGGGAGAGGGTGAAGGAATTCGCCAGGACAGCGCCTGTGGGCAAGGCGCCGTTTAAACTCGTAATACTAGACGAGGCAGACAACATGACCTCAGACGCCCAACAAGCACTACGCAGAATAATGGAAATGTACGCCCAAAACACAAGATTCATACTACTAGCAAACTACGTGTCGCGTATTATTGATCCCATAATATCCAGGTGCGCGGTGTTTAGGTTTTCCCCAATGCCCCGTAGCCTAATGGCTGAGAGGCTTCGCCACATTGCTAAGAGTGAGGGGATTGAGTTAAGAGATGATGCCATAGATCTGATATACGAGGTATCAGAGGGGGACATGCGTAAGGCTATAAATCTGCTACAAGTGGCGGCGGCTACTAGCAAGGTTGTCGACGCAAACGCCGTGGCGTCGGCCACCACGATGATTAGGCCGGCGGATGTCGTAGAGCTTTTCAATTTAGCATTCAACGGCGATGTTACGAAGGCCAGGGAAAAGCTAAGAGAATTGATGTATGTAAAGGGAATTGCTGGAATCGACTTCATAAGAGCATTCCAGAGAGAGCTCATTCGTATGCCCCTCGACGATGAGGTTAAAGCGGAGATAGCCGAGCTTTTGGCCGAAGTCGATTACAGATTAACGCAAGGCTCAGATGAGGAACTGCAGTTGTTGTATCTTCTATCTAAACTGGGCGCCA from Pyrobaculum arsenaticum DSM 13514 includes:
- a CDS encoding 30S ribosomal protein S7, whose amino-acid sequence is MSSIFGEQLPKGTRVEYIGDVPIVEECPRDVKTLNGEPVLLFGKWSYEDVVIRDPGLRRYICLRPVVLPHTEGRYQKKRFGKARIPIVERLINLMMRPGRNAGKKHKAYNIVKRAFDLVYYKTGKNPLQVFIDAIINTAPREEVTRIIMGGIAYAVSVDVSPQRRLDLALRWIAEGARACSFNNPKPIEECLADELVAAAANDPKSYAVRKREELERIAAASR
- a CDS encoding replication factor C small subunit, whose amino-acid sequence is MAELFWFEKYRPRSFDEVVDLEEVKARLREFVRGGNMPHLLFYGPPGTGKTTMALVLARELYGEYWRENTLELNASDERGINVIRERVKEFARTAPVGKAPFKLVILDEADNMTSDAQQALRRIMEMYAQNTRFILLANYVSRIIDPIISRCAVFRFSPMPRSLMAERLRHIAKSEGIELRDDAIDLIYEVSEGDMRKAINLLQVAAATSKVVDANAVASATTMIRPADVVELFNLAFNGDVTKAREKLRELMYVKGIAGIDFIRAFQRELIRMPLDDEVKAEIAELLAEVDYRLTQGSDEELQLLYLLSKLGAIGKRARQTPPPSKRR